One stretch of Monomorium pharaonis isolate MP-MQ-018 chromosome 10, ASM1337386v2, whole genome shotgun sequence DNA includes these proteins:
- the LOC114255683 gene encoding uncharacterized protein LOC114255683, whose translation MARGMNGMVVASLYKDKQLRIERRPDEQRAAATFSLLSRTCEDHSGIKTRSRLYDLTSRNRYHPILKQCRYNKWIRVFVAITRFNSELVSVVFRIVRTIVPDVEVTVLRGRHCASKDNLGQPAGFLKRKENIF comes from the exons ATGGCGAGGGGGATGAACGGGATGGTGGTCGCGAGTCTGTACAAAGACAAACAATTGCGAATCGAACGGCGTCCCGACGAACAGCGCGCGGCAGCGACTTTCAGTCTTCTTTCAAGGACGTGCGAGGACCACAGCGGTATCAAAACGCGTTCGCGATTGTACGACCTTACATCAAGAAATCGTTACCATCCAATTTTAAAACAGTGTCGATATAATAAATGGATAAGGGTCTTTGTTGCGATAACCAGGTTTAATAGTGAATTAGTCAGTGTAGTTTTCAGGATAGTTAGAACTATCGTGCCGGACGTTGAAGTGACCGTGTTGCGCGGTCGACATTGTGCAAGCAAG GACAATCTGGGTCAACCTGCAGGATTCttgaaaaggaaagagaacaTCTTCTGA